In a genomic window of Alcanivorax sp.:
- a CDS encoding SDR family oxidoreductase, with translation MTQNIVITGANRGIGLALAKHWKARGERVLAVCRQPSSALLDSGVEIIDGVDVSTADGVTNLTSALGDTPVDILYNNAGIMLSETVDEMDFEQLLDQFKVNTLGPLRVTMALLGNLHEGSKVGLMTSRMGSIADNTSGKKYGYRISKAGLNAAGKSLALDLHDRGIAVAILHPGWVQTDMTGHSGNLTVDEAATNLIARMDELNLENSGTFWHSDGSVLPW, from the coding sequence ATGACGCAGAATATTGTAATCACTGGAGCAAATAGGGGCATCGGCCTTGCACTGGCAAAACACTGGAAAGCCCGTGGCGAGCGGGTGCTGGCGGTGTGCCGGCAGCCGTCCAGCGCATTGCTAGACAGTGGTGTGGAGATTATTGATGGCGTGGACGTGAGCACCGCTGACGGGGTCACCAACCTGACCAGCGCTCTGGGTGATACGCCCGTGGATATTCTCTACAACAACGCTGGCATCATGCTCAGTGAGACGGTGGACGAAATGGACTTTGAACAACTCCTGGACCAGTTCAAGGTCAACACCCTGGGCCCGCTGCGCGTTACCATGGCATTACTGGGCAATCTCCATGAGGGCAGCAAGGTAGGTCTGATGACCTCGCGGATGGGATCCATCGCGGATAACACCTCCGGGAAGAAGTACGGTTATCGCATCAGTAAGGCCGGTTTGAACGCAGCGGGTAAATCCCTGGCGCTGGACCTGCATGACCGGGGCATCGCGGTGGCCATCCTGCATCCGGGCTGGGTGCAGACCGACATGACCGGGCATAGCGGCAACCTGACGGTGGACGAAGCGGCTACCAACCTGATTGCCCGCATGGATGAACTGAACCTGGAAAACAGCGGTACGTTCTGGCACTCCGATGGCAGCGTGTTGCCCTGGTGA
- the tmpT gene encoding thiopurine S-methyltransferase, whose translation MNPEFWHQKWHNSELGFHLPQVHPLLQRYLGDLPLKAGQTVFLPLCGKTLDIGYLLEQGYRVIGAELSDKAVTDLFASLNHQPIITDWQGGKRYQHGDLTVFQGDIFLLQPDVLGAVDAIYDRAALIALPDTMRERYARHLLTLTDKAPQLLITLEYDQQQMDGPPFSVGEPQVRNLYENDYSIALLSRKMILDHEPVFRERGLTALYENTFLLG comes from the coding sequence ATGAACCCGGAATTCTGGCATCAGAAATGGCACAACTCGGAGCTGGGCTTTCACCTTCCGCAAGTCCATCCACTACTGCAACGTTACCTCGGCGACCTGCCGTTGAAAGCCGGCCAGACCGTCTTTCTTCCCCTGTGCGGCAAGACGCTGGATATCGGCTATCTGCTGGAACAAGGCTATCGCGTGATCGGTGCGGAGTTATCCGATAAAGCCGTCACCGATCTGTTCGCCTCATTGAATCACCAGCCGATCATCACCGACTGGCAAGGCGGCAAGCGTTACCAGCATGGCGATCTCACCGTCTTTCAAGGCGATATCTTTCTGTTGCAGCCCGATGTTCTGGGAGCAGTGGATGCCATCTACGACCGCGCCGCCCTGATCGCCCTGCCGGATACCATGCGCGAACGTTATGCTCGCCATCTACTGACACTGACCGACAAGGCACCGCAGTTACTTATCACCCTGGAATATGATCAACAGCAGATGGATGGCCCGCCGTTTTCTGTGGGTGAACCGCAGGTAAGAAACCTCTATGAGAACGACTACAGCATAGCGCTACTTTCCAGAAAAATGATTCTCGACCATGAACCGGTCTTCCGGGAACGGGGGCTGACCGCGCTTTATGAGAATACTTTTCTGCTGGGCTGA
- a CDS encoding choice-of-anchor P family protein translates to MRRSLLLYYCRRFLPVLTACLLLVPAVEAKGPPPGKGGGGGGGSVTTTYSGEATAVDITLKTFLLGETRVVLNNTGMLDASGGMREKGISAVAETGLVNVGADILSASVVGSGDMTHAQSTVVGLDVSVLGLLTVSAAVLEAQAQTLCTDQGVVTSGSSRLVGLRINGYDIQVSGHPNQTVEIPGLASVIINEQIVDQNTIVTNALHITLLDNHLLYGALSADVVISHARAGITCGDTFVCPVKDFVTGGGQLDVAGGRLSFGMVGGLKANGLSGHFNGVDHRSGGPHIRAHELSDYVLVDALTRRLDYVCDGTGNSLCRVTVTDAGEPGRADYFAIMSGGYAESGLLSRGNLQLHKPGQCAVDDGGGKGGGNGGGKGKKK, encoded by the coding sequence ATGCGACGCTCACTATTGCTCTATTATTGCCGACGGTTTCTTCCTGTTCTCACAGCCTGCTTGCTATTGGTACCCGCCGTGGAAGCCAAGGGGCCGCCACCGGGCAAAGGCGGCGGTGGTGGTGGGGGTTCGGTCACCACCACCTACAGTGGTGAGGCCACGGCCGTGGATATCACCCTGAAAACGTTTCTGCTCGGGGAGACCCGGGTTGTCCTCAACAATACCGGCATGCTGGATGCCAGTGGCGGCATGCGGGAGAAAGGCATCAGTGCGGTGGCGGAGACCGGCCTGGTCAATGTCGGGGCTGATATTCTTTCTGCTTCAGTGGTTGGCAGCGGTGACATGACACATGCCCAGTCCACGGTGGTGGGGCTGGATGTGTCGGTACTTGGGCTGTTGACGGTATCGGCCGCGGTGCTGGAGGCTCAGGCGCAAACCCTTTGTACTGATCAGGGCGTGGTGACGTCCGGGTCGTCGCGGCTGGTGGGCTTACGCATCAATGGCTACGACATTCAGGTATCCGGGCACCCCAACCAGACCGTGGAGATTCCCGGACTGGCCAGTGTGATCATCAACGAACAGATCGTTGATCAGAACACGATTGTTACCAATGCCCTGCATATCACCTTGCTGGATAACCATCTGCTTTACGGTGCCCTCAGTGCGGATGTGGTGATCAGCCACGCTCGCGCCGGTATTACTTGCGGCGATACGTTTGTCTGCCCGGTGAAGGATTTCGTCACCGGGGGCGGTCAGCTGGATGTGGCCGGCGGCAGATTGTCGTTCGGTATGGTGGGTGGTCTGAAAGCTAACGGCCTGAGCGGTCATTTCAATGGCGTTGACCATCGCAGCGGCGGCCCGCATATCCGTGCTCACGAGTTGAGTGATTATGTGCTGGTGGATGCCCTGACCCGGCGCCTGGACTATGTCTGCGATGGCACGGGTAACAGTCTGTGCCGGGTTACCGTTACCGACGCGGGTGAGCCGGGCAGAGCGGATTACTTCGCTATCATGTCCGGTGGATACGCCGAATCGGGGCTGTTGTCACGGGGCAATCTGCAACTGCACAAGCCAGGTCAGTGCGCCGTCGATGATGGCGGTGGCAAGGGCGGCGGAAACGGCGGAGGTAAAGGCAAGAAGAAATGA
- a CDS encoding VIT and VWA domain-containing protein, which yields MGFRNGFTRLFAGLVLLLGSITTPALAAGLMTPANSSLPPLQIREQHVTVDVEDGYAITEVEQVFHNPNDQDLEAYYRFPVPERGTVAEFTVWIDGKPVIGEVLEKQQARQVYEKEKAAGREAGLTEKDSYKAFDVLVQPVRAGQETRVRLVYMQPAFVDTGIGRYVYPLEEGGVDEKKLAFWTANDSVEEHFSFTLNLRSGYPVDALRLPKHPQAQIQQLGPQQWQVTLDNRTATSEEDENSESANFAPPTTNGQPANAFTLDQDIVVYWRHQQDLPGSVDLVAYKAPGKDRGTFMLSITPGDDLPPITTGSDWVFVLDISGSMSAKLATLADGVSQALGKLRGGDRFRIVLFDDRAEEITSGFVDATPDSIRHYTETLMQLKPRGGTNLFGGLSLALNPLDADRPTGIVLVTDGVANVGKTKQKDFIDLLESHDVRLFTFVMGNSANRPMLSAMTDASNGFAISVSNSDDIAGQILNATAKLTHQAMNDVAIDIDGVRTADLQPQRIGSIYHGRQIVLLGHYWGDGPAKVTLRANVAGQDKQYKTRFNFPASGGDNPELERLWAYATIQDMQREINYFGEEKDLQQGIVDLGLEYGLVTNYTSMVVLRDEVFEEYGIERRNAKRRQIEKLAKEQRQANAPASNRVDTAQPMYTSNRPSYSGGGGGAFSIGALLPFLILLVGGGLRRRH from the coding sequence ATGGGTTTCAGGAACGGATTCACCCGTTTGTTTGCCGGCCTGGTCCTGCTGCTTGGAAGCATCACCACCCCGGCGTTGGCCGCCGGATTAATGACCCCGGCCAATAGCAGCCTGCCGCCATTACAGATCCGCGAACAGCATGTCACCGTGGATGTGGAAGACGGCTACGCCATCACCGAAGTGGAGCAGGTCTTCCACAATCCCAATGACCAGGACCTGGAAGCCTACTACCGCTTCCCGGTCCCCGAGCGCGGCACCGTGGCCGAGTTCACCGTGTGGATCGACGGCAAGCCAGTGATCGGTGAAGTGCTGGAAAAACAGCAGGCCCGTCAGGTCTACGAAAAGGAAAAGGCCGCCGGCCGCGAGGCGGGCCTCACCGAGAAGGACAGCTACAAGGCCTTTGATGTACTGGTGCAACCGGTACGCGCCGGCCAGGAAACCCGGGTACGGCTGGTCTATATGCAGCCGGCCTTTGTGGACACCGGCATCGGCCGCTATGTGTACCCCCTGGAAGAGGGCGGCGTGGACGAAAAGAAGCTGGCGTTCTGGACCGCCAATGACAGCGTGGAAGAACACTTCAGCTTTACCCTGAACCTGCGCAGTGGCTACCCGGTGGATGCCCTGCGCCTGCCCAAGCACCCCCAGGCACAGATCCAGCAACTGGGCCCACAGCAATGGCAGGTAACACTGGATAACCGCACCGCTACCAGTGAGGAAGACGAAAATAGCGAAAGCGCCAATTTCGCGCCACCGACCACCAATGGCCAGCCGGCCAACGCCTTTACCCTGGACCAGGACATCGTCGTCTACTGGCGCCACCAGCAGGACCTGCCCGGCAGCGTAGACCTGGTGGCCTACAAGGCGCCGGGGAAAGACCGCGGCACCTTCATGCTCAGCATTACCCCCGGTGACGATCTGCCACCGATCACCACCGGCAGCGACTGGGTGTTCGTGCTGGATATTTCCGGCTCCATGAGTGCCAAGCTGGCCACCCTGGCCGACGGCGTCAGCCAGGCCCTGGGCAAACTGCGCGGCGGCGACCGTTTCCGTATCGTGCTGTTTGATGATCGCGCCGAAGAAATCACCAGCGGTTTTGTCGACGCTACCCCGGACAGCATTCGTCACTACACGGAAACACTGATGCAGCTGAAACCCCGCGGCGGCACCAACCTGTTCGGCGGCCTGAGCCTGGCCCTCAATCCCCTTGATGCAGACCGCCCCACCGGCATCGTGCTGGTTACCGATGGCGTGGCCAACGTGGGCAAGACCAAACAGAAGGATTTTATCGATCTGCTGGAAAGCCACGACGTTCGCCTGTTCACCTTTGTCATGGGCAACAGTGCCAACCGCCCCATGCTCAGTGCCATGACCGACGCCAGCAACGGCTTTGCCATCAGCGTTTCCAACAGCGATGACATCGCCGGACAGATTCTCAACGCCACCGCCAAGCTCACCCACCAGGCCATGAACGATGTGGCGATCGATATCGACGGGGTACGCACCGCCGATCTGCAACCGCAGCGCATCGGCAGCATCTACCACGGTCGCCAGATCGTGCTCCTCGGCCATTACTGGGGCGACGGCCCGGCGAAAGTCACCCTGCGCGCCAACGTGGCCGGTCAGGACAAGCAATACAAAACCCGTTTCAACTTTCCCGCCAGTGGCGGCGACAACCCGGAGCTGGAACGACTGTGGGCCTATGCCACCATCCAGGACATGCAGCGGGAAATTAATTATTTCGGTGAGGAAAAGGACCTGCAGCAGGGCATCGTCGACCTGGGCCTGGAATACGGCCTGGTCACCAACTACACCTCCATGGTGGTACTGCGCGATGAAGTCTTCGAGGAATACGGTATCGAACGTCGCAACGCCAAACGCCGGCAAATCGAAAAACTGGCCAAGGAACAACGCCAGGCCAACGCCCCTGCCAGCAACCGCGTGGACACTGCCCAGCCCATGTACACCAGCAACCGGCCGTCTTACAGCGGTGGAGGTGGCGGCGCCTTCAGCATCGGCGCGCTACTGCCCTTCCTGATCCTGCTGGTTGGCGGCGGACTGCGACGCCGCCACTGA